A single region of the Plantactinospora soyae genome encodes:
- a CDS encoding DUF2332 domain-containing protein, giving the protein MTIATIYAEFAEREASGVSPGYERLAHAVSRDDDILALLGTLPPAKRQPNLLFGVVRLLGGPIDDPAAFHGYTVANWSAIEAELHRRATQTNEAGRCAVLLPLLAALPQPLALIEVGASAGLCLYPDRYAYRYGEQVVGSGEPVLECEVAGMAPPAGVPEVVWRAGLDLNPLDVTDPADVAWLEALVWPEHLHRRARLRAAAAVAAADPPLLVRGDLVDDLPALAARAPAGATLVVFHTSVLYQVPAPRRKAFTELVRGLPGHWIANETPDVLPHGALPEPPGEALYNVLSLDGTPLAWTRSHGQAMTWFADGMSLLPG; this is encoded by the coding sequence ATGACCATCGCCACGATCTACGCCGAGTTCGCCGAGCGGGAGGCGTCCGGCGTGTCGCCCGGGTACGAGCGACTGGCCCACGCCGTGTCCCGCGACGACGACATACTGGCCCTGCTTGGCACGCTTCCGCCGGCCAAGCGCCAGCCCAACCTGCTGTTCGGCGTCGTACGGCTGCTCGGCGGTCCGATCGACGACCCGGCCGCCTTCCACGGGTACACGGTGGCGAACTGGTCGGCGATCGAGGCGGAGCTGCACCGCCGGGCCACCCAGACGAACGAGGCCGGGCGGTGTGCCGTACTGCTGCCGCTGCTCGCCGCGCTGCCGCAGCCGCTCGCGCTGATCGAGGTGGGCGCCTCCGCCGGGCTCTGCCTCTACCCCGACCGGTACGCCTACCGCTACGGGGAGCAGGTGGTCGGCTCCGGTGAACCGGTTCTGGAGTGCGAGGTGGCCGGGATGGCGCCGCCGGCCGGCGTACCCGAGGTAGTGTGGCGGGCCGGCCTGGACCTGAACCCGCTCGACGTGACGGACCCGGCGGACGTCGCGTGGCTCGAGGCGCTGGTCTGGCCGGAGCACCTGCACCGCCGCGCCCGGCTGCGGGCCGCGGCGGCCGTCGCGGCGGCCGATCCGCCGCTGCTGGTCCGGGGCGACCTGGTGGACGACCTGCCGGCGCTGGCCGCGCGGGCACCGGCCGGCGCGACCCTGGTGGTGTTCCACACCTCGGTGCTGTACCAGGTGCCGGCGCCGAGGCGGAAGGCGTTCACCGAGCTGGTACGCGGACTGCCCGGGCACTGGATCGCGAACGAGACCCCGGACGTGCTGCCGCACGGGGCGCTGCCGGAGCCGCCGGGCGAGGCCCTGTACAACGTGCTCAGCCTGGACGGGACGCCGCTGGCCTGGACCCGCTCGCACGGGCAG
- the nrdR gene encoding transcriptional regulator NrdR — MRCPYCRHADSRVVDSREADDGQLIRRRRSCPECGKRFTTVEEAVLAVVKRSGVTEPFSRIKIIGGVRKACQGRPVDDDAIALLAQRVEETVRAKGAAELPSHDVGLAILGPLRELDEVAYLRFASVYRSFESLDDFEREIETLRAAAMARSQSGDGIGVVGPAGAPTG; from the coding sequence ATGCGGTGTCCGTACTGCCGGCACGCCGACTCCCGGGTGGTCGACTCGCGGGAGGCCGACGACGGCCAGTTGATCCGCCGTCGACGGTCCTGCCCGGAATGCGGCAAGCGGTTCACCACGGTCGAGGAGGCCGTGCTGGCGGTGGTCAAGCGCAGCGGGGTCACCGAGCCGTTCAGCCGGATCAAGATCATAGGCGGGGTACGCAAGGCGTGTCAGGGCCGCCCGGTGGATGACGACGCGATCGCGCTGCTGGCGCAGCGGGTCGAGGAGACCGTCCGGGCCAAGGGCGCCGCCGAGCTGCCGAGCCACGACGTGGGGCTCGCCATCCTGGGGCCGCTACGGGAGTTGGACGAGGTGGCCTACCTCCGCTTCGCCAGCGTGTACCGCTCGTTCGAGTCGCTGGACGACTTCGAGCGGGAGATCGAGACGCTGCGCGCGGCGGCAATGGCCCGGAGCCAGTCGGGGGACGGCATCGGGGTCGTCGGGCCGGCCGGCGCTCCGACCGGTTAG
- a CDS encoding response regulator, whose protein sequence is MSIRVLLVDDQELIRIGLRLFLDTQDGIDVVGEAQDGAEAVARAAELRPDVVVMDVRMPVLDGVAATARLTAPGRDHTPRVLILTTFDLDEYVYGALRAGAAGFLLKDAPRDRLLEAIRVVDAGDALLSPTVTRRLIQEFAARPSVAVRPSPLLGTLTPREREVLVLVARGLTNGEIAEKLVVTEATVKSHLGRVLAKVGARDRVQLVIFAYANGVAAADLDGR, encoded by the coding sequence GTGAGCATCCGGGTTCTGCTGGTCGACGACCAGGAACTGATCCGCATCGGTCTTCGGCTCTTTCTCGACACCCAGGACGGGATCGACGTCGTCGGCGAGGCGCAGGACGGCGCGGAGGCGGTGGCACGGGCAGCCGAACTACGACCGGATGTGGTCGTGATGGACGTCCGGATGCCCGTCCTGGACGGCGTCGCGGCGACCGCCCGGCTGACCGCGCCCGGACGCGACCACACCCCCCGGGTACTGATCCTCACCACGTTCGATCTCGACGAGTACGTCTACGGAGCACTGCGCGCCGGCGCGGCCGGATTCCTCCTCAAGGACGCGCCACGCGACCGTCTCCTGGAGGCCATCCGCGTGGTCGACGCGGGGGACGCGTTGCTCTCGCCCACCGTCACCCGCCGACTGATCCAGGAGTTCGCCGCTCGCCCGTCCGTCGCCGTACGCCCCTCCCCGCTGCTCGGCACGCTGACCCCACGCGAACGCGAGGTACTCGTCCTCGTGGCCCGCGGACTGACCAACGGAGAGATCGCCGAGAAACTGGTGGTGACCGAGGCGACCGTGAAGAGCCACCTCGGCCGCGTACTGGCCAAGGTCGGCGCCCGCGACCGGGTGCAACTGGTGATCTTCGCCTACGCGAACGGAGTTGCTGCCGCCGACCTCGACGGCCGCTGA
- a CDS encoding LysM peptidoglycan-binding domain-containing protein: MVTILLLLLVAGLAAVLAPASRAADPPGPVPTAVVRPGDTLWSVVERHRPGSQPFAVIDEIRRLNGLEDYTVHAGQRLILPTER; the protein is encoded by the coding sequence GTGGTGACGATTCTTCTGCTGCTGCTCGTGGCCGGGCTGGCGGCGGTCCTGGCGCCGGCGTCCCGGGCCGCCGATCCGCCGGGGCCGGTGCCGACCGCCGTGGTGCGCCCGGGGGACACCCTCTGGTCGGTGGTCGAGCGGCACCGACCCGGCTCGCAGCCGTTCGCCGTGATCGATGAGATCCGTCGGTTGAACGGCCTGGAGGACTACACGGTGCACGCCGGGCAGCGGCTGATCCTGCCTACGGAACGGTAA
- a CDS encoding sensor histidine kinase produces MTWFKALRLRAQPGGGRWLGPSAERVLVDLLAVVVGVAGELSLLYNDVSPLVRPVPVLLTVIAGTALLGRRRFPVLVLAAMLATTGLLFALGEYPGGFLVGVALFTVAERCGARVSVVALIGATVVLVALSVSSVPVPVAVWAVGAALRGRRRHHDDLRARATAERAEREQRAAIAAHEERAAIARELHDIVAHSVTVMLVGVRGARDVLPTAPDVAADVLRRVESSGEQSIAELRRLLALLRSGVPAATSYAAPHRPSPGLAELAELAATFRAVGLSVSLEIDGEPPVLDEGVGLSVYRIVEEALTNALRHAGTDHALVRLRTGQGHLDLEVSDRGVGPSGQHPPGGHGLVGMRERVRLLGGNFAAGPGPDGGFLVAAHVPITVYP; encoded by the coding sequence ATGACCTGGTTCAAAGCCCTCCGGTTGCGGGCCCAACCGGGGGGCGGGCGGTGGCTCGGTCCCAGCGCCGAGCGGGTGCTGGTCGACCTCCTCGCGGTCGTGGTGGGCGTCGCGGGCGAATTGTCCCTCCTCTACAACGACGTATCCCCGCTGGTCCGCCCGGTGCCCGTCCTCCTCACCGTGATCGCCGGCACGGCACTGCTCGGTCGGCGCCGCTTTCCGGTCCTGGTACTGGCGGCCATGCTCGCCACCACCGGTCTCCTCTTCGCCCTGGGCGAGTACCCAGGCGGGTTTCTGGTCGGTGTCGCGCTGTTCACCGTCGCCGAACGCTGTGGGGCCCGGGTGTCGGTGGTGGCACTGATCGGCGCCACGGTCGTGCTCGTGGCCCTCTCGGTGAGCTCGGTGCCGGTGCCGGTGGCGGTGTGGGCGGTCGGCGCCGCCCTACGCGGTCGCCGCCGGCACCACGACGACCTGCGGGCCCGCGCCACCGCCGAGCGGGCCGAGCGTGAACAGCGGGCAGCGATCGCGGCGCACGAGGAGCGGGCCGCGATCGCGCGTGAACTCCACGACATCGTCGCGCACTCGGTCACGGTGATGCTGGTCGGCGTACGTGGCGCGCGGGACGTCCTTCCGACGGCACCCGACGTCGCCGCCGACGTACTGCGCCGGGTGGAGTCCAGCGGTGAGCAGAGCATCGCGGAACTGCGCCGACTGCTGGCACTGCTGCGCTCCGGAGTGCCCGCCGCGACATCCTACGCAGCACCGCACCGACCCTCGCCGGGCCTGGCCGAACTGGCGGAACTGGCGGCCACCTTCCGTGCGGTCGGCCTCTCGGTCAGCCTTGAGATCGACGGCGAACCGCCTGTCCTTGACGAAGGGGTCGGCCTGTCGGTCTATCGAATCGTCGAGGAAGCCCTCACCAACGCCCTGCGGCACGCCGGGACCGACCACGCGCTCGTCCGACTCAGGACCGGGCAGGGCCACCTCGATCTCGAGGTGTCCGACCGCGGAGTGGGGCCATCGGGACAGCACCCTCCCGGCGGCCACGGGCTGGTCGGCATGCGCGAACGCGTCCGACTCCTCGGCGGAAACTTCGCGGCAGGACCCGGTCCCGACGGCGGCTTCCTGGTCGCCGCGCACGTGCCGATCACGGTGTACCCGTGA
- a CDS encoding vitamin B12-dependent ribonucleotide reductase, with translation MSGEGVTASKSRTRAAATAGLKVERVWTTEGVHPYDEVTWERRDVVMTNWRDGSINFEQRGVEYPDSWSVNAANIVTTKYFRGAVGTPEREWSLKQLIDRVVRTYRAAGEQHGYFATGADAEIFEHELTWMLLHQVFSFNSPVWFNVGTASPQQVSACFILAVDDSMDSILDWYKEEGLIFKGGSGSGVNLSRIRSSRELLSSGGTASGPVSFMRGADASAGTIKSGGATRRAAKMVILDVDHPDIEEFVVTKAREEHKIRALRDAGFDMDLGGSDIVSVQYQNANNSVRVSDEFMRAVQDSGSFDLRGRLDGAVIETVDAKGLFRTISQAAWECADPGLQYDDTINDWHTCPETGRITASNPCSEYLHLDNSSCNLASLNLMKFLRADGGFEVQKFVRSVEFVITAMDISICFADFPTEKIGETTRAYRQLGIGYANLGALLMATGHPYDSESGRSVSAAITSLMTGTAYRRSAELAGVVGAYDGYARNAEPHKRVMRKHAAANDEIKPTSAVATEIVREATKQWTQGNKLGDKSGWRNAQASVLAPTGTIGLMMDCDTTGVEPDLALVKFKKLVGGGSMQIVNQTVPRALRSLGYPEEQVEAIVEHIADHGHVVDAPGLKPEHYPVFDCAMGERSIAPMGHVRMMAAVQPFISGAISKTVNMPEAATVADVEEIYFQGWKLGLKALAIYRDNCKVGQPLSASKREPAKAATPAAPEKTVEKVVEYRPVRKRLPKKRPSETVSFSVGGAEGYLTASSYPDDGLGEVFLKMSKQGSTLAGVMDAFSVAISIGLQYGVPLETYVSKFTNMRFEPAGMTDDPDIRMAASVMDYIFRRLALDFLPQERRAELGIFTAKERAAQLRAEAEAESAVDLAAMAASAPVETRSEPAAEQPVIEAAPERPAPKVGSSTELLEAVLGKAQDAPLCFTCGTKMRPAGSCYVCEGCGSTSGCS, from the coding sequence ATGTCGGGGGAAGGTGTGACAGCGAGTAAGTCACGGACCCGGGCGGCGGCCACGGCCGGCCTGAAGGTCGAGCGCGTCTGGACGACCGAGGGCGTACACCCGTACGACGAGGTGACCTGGGAGCGCCGGGACGTCGTGATGACGAACTGGCGGGACGGCTCGATCAACTTCGAGCAGCGGGGCGTGGAGTACCCGGACTCCTGGAGCGTCAACGCGGCCAACATCGTGACCACCAAGTACTTCCGGGGCGCGGTCGGCACCCCGGAGCGGGAGTGGTCGCTCAAGCAGCTCATCGACCGGGTGGTGCGGACGTACCGGGCGGCGGGGGAGCAGCACGGCTACTTCGCCACCGGCGCCGACGCGGAGATCTTCGAGCACGAGCTGACCTGGATGCTGCTGCACCAGGTGTTCAGCTTCAACTCGCCGGTCTGGTTCAACGTCGGTACGGCCTCGCCGCAGCAGGTCTCGGCGTGTTTCATCCTGGCCGTCGACGACTCGATGGACTCGATCCTCGACTGGTACAAGGAAGAGGGTCTGATCTTCAAGGGCGGTTCCGGCTCCGGGGTGAACCTGTCCCGGATCCGCTCGTCCCGGGAACTGCTCTCCAGCGGCGGCACCGCCTCCGGGCCGGTCAGCTTCATGCGGGGCGCGGACGCCAGTGCGGGCACCATCAAGTCCGGCGGCGCTACCCGGCGGGCGGCCAAGATGGTCATCCTGGACGTGGACCACCCGGACATCGAGGAGTTCGTGGTCACCAAGGCGCGCGAGGAGCACAAGATCCGCGCGCTCCGCGACGCCGGCTTCGACATGGACCTCGGCGGCTCCGACATCGTCAGCGTGCAGTACCAGAACGCCAACAACTCGGTCCGGGTCTCTGACGAGTTCATGCGGGCGGTGCAGGACAGCGGCTCGTTCGACCTCCGTGGCCGGCTGGACGGCGCGGTGATCGAGACGGTCGACGCCAAGGGGCTGTTCCGGACCATCTCCCAGGCCGCCTGGGAGTGCGCCGACCCCGGCCTCCAGTACGACGACACCATCAACGACTGGCACACCTGCCCGGAGACGGGCCGGATCACCGCCTCGAACCCGTGCTCGGAGTACCTGCACCTGGACAACTCCTCGTGCAACCTGGCCTCGCTGAACCTGATGAAGTTCCTCCGGGCAGACGGCGGGTTCGAGGTGCAGAAGTTCGTCCGGTCGGTGGAGTTCGTGATCACCGCCATGGACATCTCGATCTGCTTCGCCGACTTCCCGACCGAGAAGATCGGGGAGACCACCCGGGCGTACCGGCAGCTCGGCATCGGGTACGCCAACCTCGGTGCGCTGCTGATGGCGACCGGCCACCCGTACGACTCCGAGAGTGGCCGCTCGGTCTCCGCCGCCATCACCTCGCTGATGACCGGTACGGCGTACCGCCGCTCGGCCGAGCTGGCCGGCGTGGTCGGCGCCTACGACGGGTACGCCCGCAACGCCGAGCCGCACAAGCGGGTGATGCGCAAGCACGCCGCCGCGAACGACGAGATCAAGCCGACCAGCGCGGTCGCCACCGAGATCGTCCGCGAGGCGACCAAGCAGTGGACCCAGGGCAACAAGCTCGGTGACAAGTCGGGCTGGCGGAACGCCCAGGCGTCCGTGCTCGCCCCGACCGGCACCATCGGGCTGATGATGGACTGCGACACCACCGGGGTCGAGCCCGACCTGGCGCTGGTCAAGTTCAAGAAGCTGGTCGGCGGCGGCTCGATGCAGATCGTCAACCAGACCGTGCCGCGCGCCCTGCGCAGCCTCGGGTACCCGGAGGAGCAGGTCGAGGCGATCGTCGAGCACATCGCCGACCACGGCCACGTCGTCGACGCGCCCGGGCTGAAGCCGGAGCACTACCCGGTCTTCGACTGTGCGATGGGCGAGCGGTCGATCGCGCCGATGGGGCACGTCCGGATGATGGCGGCCGTGCAGCCGTTCATCTCCGGCGCGATCTCCAAGACGGTCAACATGCCGGAGGCGGCCACCGTCGCCGACGTCGAGGAGATCTACTTCCAGGGCTGGAAGTTGGGCCTCAAGGCACTGGCGATCTACCGGGACAACTGCAAGGTGGGTCAGCCGCTGTCGGCGTCCAAGCGGGAGCCGGCGAAGGCGGCCACGCCGGCCGCGCCGGAGAAGACGGTCGAAAAGGTCGTCGAGTACCGGCCGGTGCGTAAGCGGCTGCCGAAGAAGCGCCCGTCCGAGACGGTGTCGTTCTCGGTCGGCGGGGCCGAGGGCTACCTCACCGCCTCGTCGTACCCGGACGACGGTCTGGGCGAGGTCTTCCTCAAGATGTCGAAGCAGGGCTCGACGCTGGCCGGGGTGATGGACGCCTTCTCGGTGGCGATCTCGATCGGCCTCCAGTACGGCGTGCCGCTGGAGACGTACGTCAGCAAGTTCACCAACATGCGGTTCGAGCCGGCCGGGATGACCGACGACCCGGACATCCGGATGGCGGCCTCGGTGATGGACTACATCTTCCGGCGGCTGGCCCTGGACTTCCTGCCCCAGGAGCGGCGGGCGGAACTGGGCATCTTCACCGCCAAGGAGCGGGCCGCGCAGTTGCGGGCGGAGGCGGAGGCGGAGAGCGCCGTCGACCTCGCCGCGATGGCCGCGTCCGCACCGGTGGAGACCAGGTCGGAGCCGGCGGCGGAGCAGCCGGTGATCGAGGCGGCGCCGGAGCGGCCGGCGCCCAAGGTGGGCTCCTCCACCGAACTGCTGGAGGCGGTGCTCGGCAAGGCGCAGGACGCCCCGCTCTGCTTCACCTGCGGCACCAAGATGCGGCCCGCCGGCAGCTGCTACGTCTGCGAGGGCTGCGGCTCGACCTCCGGATGCAGCTGA
- a CDS encoding ABC transporter permease: MTLIVGEVRKLLTIRTALWFALASVALAVLNVVIVSLASGTLDEVTEKEEALGGMPLLLLFFGAVAVTAEYRHRTAAPAVLVSGRDPGAVAAARLVATVLVGLGLAVLTTGASFALGVPILASHHPGPDLTTAQLISLAGGCVLAGTLSVLVGAALGGLLRNQIAAVVAGIVVYFVAPSLIGMINTSAVDYTPFGSVQVLTKGVHGATHSLPASALALAAWAVGLAVFAVLAERRRDLG, translated from the coding sequence ATGACCTTGATCGTCGGTGAGGTACGCAAACTCCTCACGATTCGGACCGCGCTCTGGTTCGCCCTCGCTTCGGTCGCGCTCGCGGTCCTCAACGTCGTCATCGTCTCGCTCGCCTCCGGAACGCTCGACGAAGTCACCGAGAAGGAGGAGGCGCTCGGCGGAATGCCGCTGCTCCTGTTGTTCTTCGGCGCGGTGGCCGTGACGGCCGAGTACCGGCACCGCACCGCGGCGCCAGCGGTCCTCGTGTCCGGCCGCGACCCTGGCGCCGTCGCCGCTGCCCGGCTGGTCGCGACCGTGCTCGTCGGACTGGGCCTGGCCGTACTCACGACGGGAGCGTCGTTCGCCCTCGGGGTGCCGATCCTCGCCTCGCACCACCCCGGTCCCGATCTCACGACGGCACAGTTGATCTCGTTGGCCGGTGGATGCGTCCTCGCCGGGACGCTCTCGGTGCTGGTGGGTGCCGCCCTCGGCGGTCTTCTCCGCAACCAGATCGCCGCCGTGGTGGCCGGGATCGTCGTCTACTTCGTCGCGCCGTCGCTGATCGGGATGATCAACACCTCGGCGGTCGACTACACCCCCTTCGGGAGCGTGCAGGTGCTCACCAAGGGTGTGCACGGCGCGACACACTCCCTACCGGCCTCCGCCCTGGCGCTCGCCGCCTGGGCCGTCGGGCTGGCGGTGTTCGCCGTGCTCGCCGAACGACGTCGAGACCTAGGATAA
- a CDS encoding ABC transporter ATP-binding protein, with translation MTKAPPLPAPAAVLTAERLTKRFGRLTAVDDVSFDVRPGVVTGFLGPNGAGKTTMLAMLAGLVRPTSGRVLLGGTPLQERSPQARTIGVAIEACGAHPGRSARQHLRILAGFARLPRTRVEEVLALAGLTEVAGRRVGTFSLGMRQRLGLAAALLGDPEVLLLDEPANGLDPEGIRWLRTLLRERAERGRAVLVSSHLLSEAAHTVDDVVVVRQGRVVHAGPIADLTPSSGVWVRTDAPGRLTEAVVRAGGRITPDVTSGRYLIDGLDAPTVAEVTRRAQVDLHELTPQSTSLEDVFLDLIGARS, from the coding sequence ATGACGAAAGCACCTCCCCTCCCCGCCCCTGCCGCGGTCCTCACCGCGGAACGGCTCACCAAGCGGTTCGGTCGGCTGACCGCGGTCGACGACGTCTCCTTCGATGTCCGGCCTGGCGTCGTCACCGGCTTCCTCGGCCCCAATGGTGCCGGCAAGACCACGATGCTGGCGATGTTGGCCGGCCTGGTGCGCCCGACCTCGGGCCGCGTGCTGCTCGGCGGTACGCCACTACAGGAACGTTCGCCACAGGCTCGGACGATCGGCGTGGCGATCGAGGCGTGTGGTGCGCACCCGGGCCGCTCGGCCCGGCAACACCTGCGGATCCTGGCCGGGTTCGCCCGGCTGCCACGGACCCGCGTCGAGGAGGTGCTGGCGCTGGCGGGGCTGACCGAGGTAGCCGGTCGACGGGTCGGCACCTTCTCGCTCGGCATGCGCCAGCGGCTGGGGCTGGCCGCCGCCCTGCTGGGAGACCCCGAGGTACTCCTGCTCGACGAACCGGCCAACGGACTCGACCCCGAAGGGATCCGCTGGCTCCGCACGCTGCTGCGTGAGCGGGCTGAGCGGGGCCGGGCGGTGCTCGTCTCCAGCCACCTGCTCAGCGAGGCGGCGCACACCGTCGACGATGTCGTCGTGGTACGGCAGGGCCGGGTGGTTCATGCCGGCCCGATCGCGGACCTGACTCCGTCCAGTGGTGTGTGGGTACGCACCGACGCGCCCGGACGGCTCACGGAGGCGGTGGTACGTGCGGGTGGCCGGATCACGCCGGACGTGACCAGTGGGCGCTACCTGATCGATGGCCTGGACGCGCCCACCGTCGCCGAGGTGACCCGCCGAGCGCAGGTGGATCTGCACGAGCTGACACCGCAGTCCACCTCGCTGGAAGACGTGTTCCTCGACCTGATCGGAGCCCGGTCATGA